One Mya arenaria isolate MELC-2E11 chromosome 5, ASM2691426v1 genomic window carries:
- the LOC128235506 gene encoding proprotein convertase subtilisin/kexin type 4-like produces MPGVYKYITIYLIALFFIPPTRHCLKYSERRIIEFYRGENIGYKNRLQNMGYDFLFKIIDDFYMFATNKPWSTEENERIKHIMEGKVKNIYLDSNIFSAFRNDVLAVEGDEDESPNTPPSAFCQCPPYFDVAQEIDQTWTDGYTGRNVVVAVTDVGVDIDSPRLIANIASHLSYNFVENNSDPRPKVFPDYPESLPQTNHGNACAGLIGGIKENDNCSLCGAGVAFNTKIAALKIGRVKKFHWDTNPEITSGRFSAALNFKNQEIHIYSNSWTFDEPFKMLQPFTERVFEAGLEKGRQGLGSVFVFPSGPHGNGFTNNIYTIGVASFGINGTIPRKSFVSSATLVSAFGQGRRRNDNGMLTVTHTSLGRLTARTCDNKFGGSSAATALMSGMIALALQANPLLTLRDIKHLLVESSGYIGLAETSHFTKNCAGKHFHKVFGFGYVQVLKMVHLAKH; encoded by the exons atgccgGGAGTGTATAAATACATAACAATCTACTTGATTGCTTTGTTTTTTATCCCACCGACGAGGCATTGCCTGAAATATTCGGAGAGAAGGATAATAGAATTTTACAGAGGAGAAAACATTGGGTATAAAAATCGATTACAAAATATGGGATACGATTTTTTGTTCAAG ATTATTGACGATTTTTATATGTTTGCCACCAACAAACCTTGGAGCACGGAAGAAAATGAGCGAATTAAGCATATAATGGAAGGCAAG GTAAAAAACATTTACCTggattcaaacatattttctgcCTTTCGAAACGATGTTTTGGCTGTTGAAGGCGATGAAGATGAGAGCCCAAATACTCCTCCCTct GCATTTTGCCAGTGTCCTCCCTACTTTGATGTTGCACAAGAGATAGATCAAACATGGACGGATGGTTATACAGGACGAAATGTCGTAGTTGCTGTAACAGACGTTGGTGTGGACATAGACAGCCCCCGTCTTATtgcaaatatt gCATCCCATTTGTCTTATAACTTTGTGGAAAATAACTCGGACCCAAGACCTAAAGTATTTCCCGATTATCCGGAAAGTTTACCGCAGACAAA CCATGGGAATGCCTGTGCAGGCCTTATTGGTGGTATTAAAGAAAACGACAATTGCAGTTTATGCGGCGCCGGGGTggcatttaatacaaaaatcgCAG CTTTGAAAATAGGTCGGGTCAAGAAGTTTCATTGGGATACTAACCCCGAAATTACGAGTGGACGGTTTTCTGCAGCACTTAACTTCAAAAACCAAGAAATTCACATATACTCAAACAGTTGGACCTTCGATGAACCTTTTAAAATGTTGCAGCCATTTACCGAACGTGTTTTTGAAGCTGGATTGGAAAAG GGTCGACAAGGGCTTGGTTCTGTCTTTGTTTTTCCATCTGGACCTCATGGAAATGgatttacaaacaatatttacacgATTGGAGTCGCTAGTTTTGGAATCAACGGAACTATACCTCGAAAAAGCTTTGTTAGTTCAGCTACTCTTGTGTCAGCATTTGGACAgggaagaagaagaaatgacaATGGAATG CTGACAGTGACTCACACTAGTCTAGGTAGATTAACCGCTAGAACGTGTGACAACAAATTTGGAGGATCCTCTGCAGCAACTGCTCTTATGTCCGGAATGATTGCATTGGCTTTACAGGCGAA TCCTTTACTCACTTTGCGTGATATAAAGCATTTGCTCGTGGAGTCATCAGGATACATCGGATTAGCAGAGACATCACATTTTACAAAGAATTGTGCGGGAAAACATT TTCATAAGGTGTTTGGATTCGGTTATGTTCAAGTGCTGAAAATGGTTCATCTTGCAAAACACTGA